The following coding sequences are from one Geodermatophilus normandii window:
- a CDS encoding acyl-CoA dehydrogenase family protein produces MTTTAPGATADDLDTGRADVRPALRRLGDVGAFGADDDDPTVALLASVRMLRQLASVSLATAFAAWSQRMVLEYLRCCPPPEPLTGLVAELRAGTVPGATALAPAVADLAGTGTLPVTAVRDGAGWRLSGTVGWASNLFDDAVVVSPARTADEGRVVALFRRTDAGVTPTGPHDLLGLRGTGTGGLHLDGVVVGPGQVLSDDLAGFMAVCRPAMLLLQTALALGVADAALSAAGGHLPSVLRPDAAALTERRDDVARRLEDLAGDRVGVHPGDLAGLRLAALDVAAEAVRLESAVAGGSGYLAGSDTARRVREAAFLPVQAPTYGQLRREITATGPR; encoded by the coding sequence ATGACGACGACGGCTCCCGGCGCCACGGCAGACGACCTCGACACCGGCCGGGCCGACGTCCGCCCCGCGCTGCGGCGGCTCGGGGACGTCGGCGCGTTCGGCGCGGACGACGACGACCCGACCGTCGCGCTGCTGGCCTCGGTGCGGATGCTCCGCCAGCTCGCGTCGGTGTCGCTGGCCACGGCCTTCGCGGCGTGGTCGCAGCGGATGGTGCTGGAGTACCTGCGCTGCTGCCCGCCGCCGGAGCCGCTGACCGGGCTCGTCGCCGAGCTGCGCGCCGGCACCGTCCCCGGCGCCACCGCGCTCGCCCCGGCGGTCGCCGACCTCGCCGGCACCGGCACGCTGCCGGTCACCGCGGTCCGCGACGGCGCGGGCTGGCGGCTGTCGGGCACCGTCGGCTGGGCCTCGAACCTCTTCGACGACGCCGTCGTCGTGAGCCCCGCCCGGACCGCCGACGAGGGCCGGGTGGTCGCGCTCTTCCGGCGCACCGACGCCGGCGTGACGCCGACCGGGCCGCACGACCTGCTCGGCCTGCGCGGCACCGGCACCGGGGGCCTGCACCTCGACGGCGTCGTCGTCGGGCCCGGGCAGGTGCTCAGCGACGACCTGGCCGGCTTCATGGCCGTGTGCCGCCCGGCGATGCTGCTGCTGCAGACCGCCCTCGCCCTCGGCGTCGCCGACGCCGCGCTCTCCGCCGCCGGCGGGCACCTGCCCAGCGTCCTGCGGCCCGACGCCGCGGCGCTGACCGAGCGCCGCGACGACGTCGCCCGGCGGCTGGAGGACCTGGCCGGGGACCGGGTGGGCGTGCACCCCGGCGACCTCGCGGGGCTGCGGCTGGCCGCCCTGGACGTCGCCGCCGAGGCGGTGCGGCTGGAGTCCGCGGTGGCCGGGGGGTCCGGGTACCTCGCCGGCAGCGACACCGCGCGGCGCGTGCGCGAGGCGGCGTTCCTCCCGGTGCAGGCCCCGACGTACGGGCAGCTCCGGCGCGAGATCACCGCCACCGGTCCCCGGTAA
- a CDS encoding NADP-dependent oxidoreductase, whose product MRGIAYDRFGSSDVLTLRDDLPEPPVGPDAVLVRTHAAGVNPVDVGIREGNLAGLFPHHFPIVPGWDLAGTVEAVGPAVVDFAPGDEVMGYLRRDDVQWGTAAELVPAPQRCLAHKPESLSFAEAGALPLAGLTAYQALTETLEVGEGDRVLVHRAAGGVGFFAVQIAAALGAHVIGTASPRNHGFLRDAGAAEVLDYSAGPVSEQLSEPVDAVLDLNGGDALADAPRQVRDVARVASVVDPAVNGMGGRYVFVRPERHDLEELGRMADAGQLRVAIAKAFPLERTAEAHDLVAGGHVRGKVVVTLR is encoded by the coding sequence TTGAGGGGCATCGCCTACGACCGGTTCGGCTCCTCCGACGTCCTGACCCTGCGCGACGACCTCCCCGAGCCGCCGGTCGGCCCGGACGCGGTGCTCGTCCGCACGCACGCCGCGGGCGTCAACCCAGTCGACGTCGGGATCCGCGAGGGGAACCTGGCCGGGCTCTTCCCGCACCACTTCCCGATCGTCCCGGGCTGGGACCTCGCCGGCACCGTGGAGGCGGTCGGCCCCGCGGTCGTCGACTTCGCGCCCGGCGACGAGGTCATGGGGTACCTGCGCCGCGACGACGTCCAGTGGGGGACCGCCGCCGAGCTCGTGCCCGCGCCGCAGCGCTGCCTGGCGCACAAGCCCGAGTCGCTGTCCTTCGCCGAGGCGGGGGCGCTGCCGCTGGCCGGGCTCACCGCCTACCAGGCGCTCACCGAGACGCTCGAGGTCGGCGAGGGCGACCGCGTGCTGGTCCACCGCGCCGCGGGCGGGGTCGGCTTCTTCGCCGTCCAGATCGCCGCCGCGCTCGGCGCGCACGTCATCGGCACGGCCAGCCCGCGCAACCACGGCTTCCTGCGCGACGCCGGCGCCGCCGAGGTGCTCGACTACTCCGCCGGGCCGGTCAGCGAGCAGCTGTCGGAGCCGGTCGACGCCGTCCTCGACCTCAACGGCGGCGACGCCCTGGCCGACGCTCCCCGTCAGGTGCGCGACGTCGCCCGGGTCGCCAGCGTCGTCGACCCCGCGGTCAACGGGATGGGCGGGCGCTACGTGTTCGTCCGCCCCGAGCGGCACGACCTCGAGGAGCTCGGCCGGATGGCCGACGCCGGCCAGCTGCGCGTGGCGATCGCCAAGGCGTTCCCGCTGGAGCGCACCGCCGAGGCCCACGACCTCGTGGCCGGCGGTCACGTGCGCGGCAAGGTGGTCGTGACCCTGCGATGA
- a CDS encoding carboxymuconolactone decarboxylase family protein: MSPRLPEGPDEGPTADLLRARRGGVLTALDRLLLHSPPVAEGWNALLGALRGSTTLPADLRELVVLRVAVLCGAAFEWAAHEPVGRRAGLTDLHLRVLRAGDPTAEPVWTPAQAAVLAFTDASARAVAVPDPVFAAVREHLDDRQVVELTVLVGGYAMVARFLVAMEVPPPDGEVPG, from the coding sequence GTGAGCCCCCGCCTGCCCGAGGGGCCCGACGAGGGACCGACCGCCGACCTGCTGCGCGCCCGGCGCGGCGGCGTCCTGACGGCGCTGGACCGGCTGCTGCTGCACAGCCCGCCGGTGGCCGAGGGCTGGAACGCCCTGCTCGGCGCGCTGCGGGGGAGCACGACGCTGCCGGCCGACCTGCGCGAGCTGGTGGTCCTGCGGGTGGCCGTCCTCTGCGGCGCGGCCTTCGAGTGGGCCGCGCACGAGCCGGTCGGCCGCCGCGCCGGGCTCACCGACCTGCACCTGCGGGTGCTGCGCGCCGGCGACCCGACCGCCGAGCCGGTGTGGACGCCGGCGCAGGCCGCGGTCCTCGCCTTCACCGACGCCTCGGCCCGCGCCGTCGCCGTCCCCGACCCGGTCTTCGCCGCGGTGCGCGAGCACCTCGACGACCGCCAGGTCGTCGAGCTCACCGTGCTGGTGGGCGGCTACGCGATGGTCGCCCGCTTCCTCGTGGCGATGGAGGTGCCGCCGCCGGACGGAGAGGTTCCGGGCTGA
- a CDS encoding DinB family protein — MTDPDVQGWTGPPPTGDETATLLGSLERQRATFAWKTGGLDAAGLRATVGASSLTLGGLLKHLAFVEALTFSTKFLGRSPGAPWETVDWDADPDWVWRTAADDPPERLRALWRDAVTRSRAVVAEALDDGGLDRLGSGWPDGEVASLRRLLVDLVEEYARHVGHADLIRESVDGLVGEDPPAGRPPAGT, encoded by the coding sequence ATGACGGATCCGGACGTGCAGGGCTGGACGGGCCCCCCGCCGACGGGCGACGAGACCGCGACGCTGCTCGGCTCCCTGGAGCGCCAGCGCGCCACCTTCGCGTGGAAGACCGGCGGCCTGGACGCGGCCGGCCTGCGCGCGACGGTCGGCGCGTCGTCGCTCACCCTGGGCGGGCTGCTCAAGCACCTGGCGTTCGTCGAGGCCCTCACGTTCTCCACCAAGTTCCTCGGCCGCAGCCCGGGCGCCCCGTGGGAGACGGTCGACTGGGACGCCGACCCCGACTGGGTGTGGCGCACGGCCGCCGACGACCCGCCCGAGCGGCTGCGCGCCCTGTGGCGGGACGCGGTGACCCGTTCCCGGGCCGTCGTCGCGGAGGCCCTGGACGACGGCGGCCTGGACCGGCTGGGCTCGGGGTGGCCCGACGGGGAGGTGGCCAGCCTGCGCCGGCTGCTGGTCGACCTCGTCGAGGAGTACGCCCGGCACGTCGGCCACGCCGACCTCATCCGCGAGTCGGTGGACGGCCTCGTCGGGGAGGACCCGCCGGCCGGACGTCCCCCCGCCGGGACCTGA
- a CDS encoding SCO6745 family protein: MVSADQPVLDPAPVGRAHRAVEPLHNHVYFVPETEQHLTAVGLRPGRMVYFAGRAAPMGAVGPGVVTATFSNFSPAIVGRHLPRAWTLASPEQVVTARFASARASLTRLLGGEEAAAAPEVAELTDLLVEACTVLTAEGRPLYAGHADLPWPEDPVSRLWHAASLLREWRGDGHVAVLVRAGLSGLEALVSHTATGRGFLPASAKATRGWSDEEWDAAAARLAERGLLDGDRLTEAGQRLRADLETETDALATAPWAHLGPERTARVVELGKRLSATLVAHGAYPAGVFAGR, from the coding sequence ATGGTCAGCGCCGATCAGCCCGTCCTCGACCCGGCCCCCGTCGGCCGCGCGCACCGCGCCGTCGAGCCGCTGCACAACCACGTCTACTTCGTGCCGGAGACCGAGCAGCACCTGACGGCGGTGGGCCTGCGGCCGGGGCGGATGGTCTACTTCGCCGGCCGCGCCGCGCCGATGGGCGCCGTCGGCCCGGGCGTGGTGACGGCGACCTTCTCCAACTTCTCCCCGGCGATCGTGGGCCGGCACCTCCCGCGCGCGTGGACGCTGGCCTCGCCGGAGCAGGTGGTCACCGCCCGGTTCGCCTCCGCCCGCGCCTCGCTCACCCGGCTGCTCGGCGGCGAGGAGGCCGCGGCCGCGCCCGAGGTCGCCGAGCTGACCGACCTGCTCGTCGAGGCCTGCACCGTGCTGACCGCCGAGGGCCGGCCGCTGTACGCCGGGCACGCCGACCTGCCCTGGCCCGAGGACCCGGTCTCCCGGCTGTGGCACGCCGCCTCGCTGCTGCGCGAGTGGCGCGGGGACGGGCACGTCGCCGTCCTGGTGCGGGCCGGGCTGTCGGGGCTGGAGGCGCTGGTCAGCCACACGGCGACCGGTCGCGGCTTCCTGCCGGCCTCGGCCAAGGCCACCCGCGGCTGGAGCGACGAGGAGTGGGACGCCGCCGCGGCCCGCCTGGCCGAGCGTGGCCTGCTCGACGGCGACCGGCTCACCGAGGCCGGGCAGCGGCTGCGCGCCGACCTCGAGACGGAGACCGACGCGCTGGCCACCGCACCCTGGGCGCACCTGGGCCCGGAGCGGACGGCGCGGGTCGTCGAGCTGGGCAAGCGGCTGTCGGCGACCCTCGTCGCCCACGGGGCGTACCCGGCCGGGGTCTTCGCCGGCCGGTGA
- a CDS encoding amidohydrolase family protein, with product MSVQPPVDDDDVPRFWRELGLPGLVDVHVHFLPPRVQAKVWSYFEAAETHYGAAWPVHYRLPEDERLAVLGRLGVRAFPTLPYPHKAGMAAWLNDWSHGFAAAHPRVLSSATFFPEPEAPHYVADALDRGVRVFKVHVQVGGFDPRDPLLDAVWARLEEAGTPVVIHCGSGPLRGEHTGPAPMTGLLERHPGLCLVIAHLGMPEYRDFLDLAERYERVHLDTTMFATDFTERLMPFDPADRPRLAALRDKVLLGSDFPSIPYPYAEQLAALSRLGLGEDWLRAVLHDNGARLFALEG from the coding sequence ATGAGCGTGCAGCCGCCGGTCGACGACGACGACGTCCCGCGGTTCTGGCGCGAGCTGGGCCTGCCCGGCCTCGTCGACGTGCACGTGCACTTCCTCCCGCCCCGGGTGCAGGCCAAGGTCTGGTCCTACTTCGAGGCGGCCGAGACCCACTACGGGGCGGCCTGGCCGGTGCACTACCGGCTGCCGGAGGACGAGCGGCTCGCCGTCCTCGGCCGGCTGGGGGTGCGCGCCTTCCCCACGCTGCCCTATCCGCACAAGGCGGGCATGGCCGCCTGGCTCAACGACTGGTCGCACGGCTTCGCCGCCGCCCACCCGCGGGTGCTGTCCTCGGCCACGTTCTTCCCCGAGCCCGAGGCGCCGCACTACGTGGCCGACGCGCTCGACCGCGGCGTGCGGGTGTTCAAGGTGCACGTGCAGGTGGGCGGCTTCGACCCGCGCGACCCGCTGCTCGACGCCGTCTGGGCGCGGCTGGAGGAGGCCGGGACGCCGGTGGTCATCCACTGCGGCTCCGGGCCGCTGCGCGGGGAGCACACCGGGCCCGCGCCGATGACCGGCCTGCTCGAGCGGCATCCCGGCCTGTGCCTGGTGATCGCGCACCTGGGCATGCCCGAGTACCGCGACTTCCTCGACCTCGCCGAGCGGTACGAGCGGGTGCACCTGGACACCACGATGTTCGCCACCGACTTCACCGAGCGGCTCATGCCCTTCGACCCCGCCGACCGGCCGCGGCTGGCCGCGCTGCGGGACAAGGTGCTCCTCGGCAGCGACTTCCCCTCGATCCCGTACCCCTACGCCGAGCAGCTGGCCGCGCTGTCCCGCCTCGGCCTGGGCGAGGACTGGCTGCGCGCGGTGCTGCACGACAACGGCGCCCGGCTGTTCGCACTGGAGGGCTGA
- a CDS encoding magnesium and cobalt transport protein CorA has translation MADRRLAPLTALSTLGRRPRPQVLRPVAPPPPPEPPQPERVSRLVDNAVYAGGRRIATPGSAEESHDWLTEGFDDRLVWLGLYRPEPAELGEMAEQYDLPELAVEDAIQAHQRPKFERYGDTLFVVLKAARYLDAAEEVEFGELHLFLGRQFAITVRHSESPDLARVRRRLESEPALLAKGSEAVLYAILDAVVDGYSPVVAGLANDIDEIETEVFRGDPGVSRRIYELSQEVLEFQRAAQPLTGILAAITAGFDKYGVDEDLRSYLRDVADHVTQVNERIEAFRLQLRDILTVNATLVAQRQNDEIRELTVASIAQGEEVKKISAWAAILFAPTLVGTVYGMNFEDMPELSWHLGYPFALVLMLGVSLTLYAVFKRRDWI, from the coding sequence ATGGCCGACCGTCGCCTCGCGCCCCTCACCGCCCTGTCCACCCTCGGGCGCCGGCCCCGCCCGCAGGTCCTGCGGCCGGTGGCTCCTCCGCCCCCGCCCGAGCCGCCGCAGCCGGAGCGCGTCTCGCGTCTGGTCGACAACGCCGTCTACGCGGGCGGCCGGCGCATCGCGACCCCGGGGTCGGCCGAGGAGAGCCACGACTGGCTCACCGAGGGCTTCGACGACCGGCTGGTGTGGCTGGGCCTCTACCGGCCCGAGCCCGCCGAGCTGGGGGAGATGGCCGAGCAGTACGACCTGCCCGAGCTCGCCGTCGAGGACGCCATCCAGGCCCACCAGCGGCCGAAGTTCGAGCGCTACGGCGACACGCTGTTCGTCGTCCTCAAGGCCGCGCGGTACCTCGACGCGGCCGAGGAGGTCGAGTTCGGCGAGCTGCACCTGTTCCTCGGGCGGCAGTTCGCGATCACCGTGCGCCACTCGGAGTCCCCCGACCTCGCCCGCGTGCGGCGGCGCCTGGAGAGCGAGCCGGCGCTGCTGGCCAAGGGCAGCGAGGCGGTGCTGTACGCGATCCTCGACGCCGTCGTCGACGGGTACTCGCCGGTGGTCGCGGGCCTGGCCAACGACATCGACGAGATCGAGACCGAGGTCTTCCGCGGTGACCCCGGCGTCTCCCGGCGCATCTACGAGCTGTCGCAGGAGGTCCTGGAGTTCCAGCGCGCCGCGCAGCCGCTGACCGGGATCCTCGCGGCGATCACCGCCGGGTTCGACAAGTACGGCGTCGACGAGGACCTGCGCAGCTACCTGCGCGACGTCGCCGACCACGTCACGCAGGTCAACGAGCGCATCGAGGCCTTCCGGCTGCAGCTACGCGACATCCTCACGGTGAACGCGACCCTGGTGGCGCAGCGGCAGAACGACGAGATCCGCGAGCTGACCGTGGCCTCGATCGCGCAGGGCGAGGAGGTCAAGAAGATCTCCGCGTGGGCGGCCATCCTGTTCGCACCGACCCTGGTGGGCACGGTCTACGGGATGAACTTCGAGGACATGCCCGAGCTGTCGTGGCACCTGGGCTATCCGTTCGCGCTCGTGCTGATGCTCGGCGTGAGCCTGACGCTCTACGCCGTCTTCAAGCGCCGCGACTGGATCTAG
- the ftsX gene encoding permease-like cell division protein FtsX, with the protein MRVNFVLSEVATGLRRNLTMTVAMILTTAISLGLMGTGLLIAGMISDMKEIYYDKVQVSIFLADDVTDEQRSAIEAQLSDSPEVANYLYESKEEAYARFQQQFSQQPELVENTPPDALPESFRVELVNPERYEVIAAEFPNGQNGVDQVRDEGDFLDRLFSLLNGARNATIAVAVVQALAALLLISNTIQLAAFNRRNETNIMRLVGASRWYTQLPFILEAALAGLIGALLAVGGLVLTKVLFVDKTLAGPIKAGIIPPVDWGAIATIAPVIGAAGVGLAAVAAYVTLRLYVRL; encoded by the coding sequence ATGCGCGTCAACTTCGTCCTCTCCGAGGTGGCCACCGGGCTGCGTCGCAACCTGACCATGACGGTCGCGATGATCCTGACCACGGCCATCTCGCTCGGTCTCATGGGGACCGGCCTGCTCATCGCCGGGATGATCTCCGACATGAAGGAGATCTACTACGACAAGGTGCAGGTCTCCATCTTCCTGGCCGACGACGTCACCGACGAGCAGCGCAGCGCCATCGAGGCGCAGCTGTCGGACTCGCCCGAGGTCGCGAACTACCTGTACGAGTCCAAGGAGGAGGCCTACGCGCGCTTCCAGCAGCAGTTCTCCCAGCAGCCCGAGCTGGTCGAGAACACGCCGCCGGACGCGCTGCCGGAGAGCTTCCGCGTGGAGCTGGTCAACCCCGAGCGCTACGAGGTCATCGCCGCGGAGTTCCCCAACGGGCAGAACGGCGTCGACCAGGTGCGCGACGAGGGCGACTTCCTCGACCGCCTGTTCAGCCTGCTCAACGGCGCCCGCAACGCCACCATCGCCGTGGCGGTGGTGCAGGCGCTGGCGGCCCTGCTGCTGATCTCCAACACCATCCAGCTGGCCGCGTTCAACCGCCGCAACGAGACCAACATCATGCGGCTGGTCGGCGCCTCGCGCTGGTACACCCAGCTGCCGTTCATCCTCGAGGCGGCGCTGGCCGGGCTGATCGGTGCGCTGCTGGCCGTCGGTGGCCTGGTGCTCACCAAGGTCCTCTTCGTCGACAAGACGCTGGCCGGGCCGATCAAGGCCGGCATCATCCCGCCGGTCGACTGGGGCGCGATCGCCACGATCGCCCCGGTCATCGGCGCCGCCGGCGTCGGCCTGGCCGCGGTCGCCGCGTACGTGACGCTGCGCCTCTACGTCCGCCTGTAG
- a CDS encoding GNAT family N-acetyltransferase — translation MSDVLSADLTGLPEGLTARPLTLDDAGAAAGLLEAAEAVDDTGEHEDAADLAEWWGRELVDLPRDGRAVLTADGRLVAWATSISQRGGREALRVWSEGRVHPDQRGRGIGRALLDWQVRRGTEQHAQFAPPGLPGRLVTSVWPAMTSLERLVRRAGFEVERLFASMERPLDDVPTAVAPAGLELVPFTWDRDDEVRRAHNASFTEHHGSTERDETAWRTWFTGVRAFRPDLSVLALADGAVAGYALGYVYDADTRATGVTTVHLGQIGVLSAFRGRGVAGAAIAAALTAAAADGCRRAALDVDTENTTGAFALYERVGFRVARTHHSWAFPVPPVAG, via the coding sequence GTGTCCGACGTGCTCTCCGCCGACCTGACCGGCCTGCCCGAGGGCCTGACCGCCCGCCCGCTCACCCTCGACGACGCCGGAGCCGCCGCCGGGCTGCTGGAGGCGGCCGAGGCCGTCGACGACACCGGCGAGCACGAGGACGCCGCCGACCTGGCCGAGTGGTGGGGTCGCGAGCTGGTCGACCTCCCGCGCGACGGCCGGGCGGTGCTCACCGCGGACGGGCGGCTGGTGGCCTGGGCGACGTCGATCTCCCAGCGCGGCGGCCGCGAGGCGCTGCGCGTCTGGTCCGAGGGCCGGGTGCACCCCGACCAGCGCGGGCGCGGCATCGGCCGGGCGCTGCTGGACTGGCAGGTCCGCCGGGGCACCGAGCAGCACGCGCAGTTCGCGCCGCCCGGGCTGCCCGGCCGGCTCGTCACCAGCGTCTGGCCGGCGATGACGTCGCTGGAGCGGCTGGTCCGGCGCGCCGGCTTCGAGGTCGAGCGGCTGTTCGCCTCGATGGAGCGCCCGCTCGACGACGTGCCCACCGCCGTCGCCCCCGCCGGCCTCGAGCTGGTGCCCTTCACCTGGGACCGCGACGACGAGGTCCGCCGCGCGCACAACGCCTCGTTCACCGAGCACCACGGCTCCACCGAGCGCGACGAGACCGCCTGGCGCACCTGGTTCACCGGCGTGAGGGCGTTCCGGCCCGACCTGTCGGTGCTGGCGCTGGCCGACGGTGCGGTCGCCGGGTACGCGCTCGGCTACGTGTACGACGCCGACACCCGCGCCACCGGCGTGACCACGGTGCACCTCGGCCAGATCGGCGTGCTGTCCGCCTTCCGCGGGCGAGGGGTCGCCGGCGCGGCGATCGCCGCGGCGCTGACCGCCGCCGCGGCCGACGGGTGCCGCCGCGCCGCGCTCGACGTCGACACGGAGAACACCACCGGCGCGTTCGCGCTCTACGAGCGGGTGGGCTTCCGCGTGGCCCGCACCCACCACTCCTGGGCATTCCCCGTCCCGCCGGTCGCCGGGTGA
- a CDS encoding SLC13 family permease, translating into MSILDRPGRSGQRTDVDAAFRGSATYRSLGEQELSPAEERFERGRRTVGLFLAPAVTIVFALLPIDLPRAQHLLAAVLLGVIVLWITEPVPIPVGGLIGVGAIVVLGVVPADDAVGPLGSTTVFTFIGAFILAAAMLKHGVARRFAMTILSMRWVGASTARVVIAFGLITCLLSAFVSNTATVAMLLPTAIGILSVIAKLMQDKGMVEPDFDPLRLKVGVALMLMLAYGASVGGLLTPVGTPPNLIGRGLIEEATGERIGFLDWMLMALPICALMFVALAFVLLLLNRPEIRRIEGVHEYVQQERAQLGPVTRAERNTLVAFGITVACWIFPGVIALTAGTESDLYTTISDRMDEGIIAVLGAALLFLLPTDWGRREFTLNWSDAATIDWGTILLFGTGIIFGSLLADTGLAETIGTSSADTLGLTSTIAITVFAVILAIVISETTSNTASAAVVVPIVIPVAVAAGINPFVPALAATFAASFGFMLPVSTPQNAIVYGSGVVPITKMIRSGISFDVLGALLIVVLLPLMIELVLNV; encoded by the coding sequence ATGAGCATTCTCGACCGACCGGGACGCTCCGGTCAGCGCACCGACGTCGACGCCGCCTTCCGTGGCTCGGCCACGTACCGGAGCCTGGGCGAGCAGGAGCTCAGCCCGGCCGAGGAGCGCTTCGAGAGGGGCCGCCGGACCGTCGGGCTGTTCCTGGCCCCGGCCGTGACGATCGTCTTCGCCCTGCTGCCGATCGACCTGCCGCGCGCCCAGCACCTGCTCGCCGCCGTCCTGCTCGGCGTCATCGTCCTGTGGATCACCGAGCCCGTGCCCATCCCGGTCGGGGGGCTGATCGGCGTCGGCGCCATCGTCGTGCTCGGCGTCGTCCCCGCCGACGACGCGGTGGGCCCGCTGGGCTCGACGACGGTGTTCACCTTCATCGGCGCCTTCATCCTGGCCGCCGCGATGCTCAAGCACGGCGTGGCCCGGCGGTTCGCCATGACCATCCTGTCGATGCGCTGGGTCGGCGCCTCCACCGCGCGGGTGGTCATCGCGTTCGGCCTGATCACCTGCCTGCTGTCGGCGTTCGTCTCCAACACCGCGACCGTGGCGATGCTGCTGCCCACGGCGATCGGCATCCTGTCGGTGATCGCCAAGCTGATGCAGGACAAGGGGATGGTCGAGCCGGACTTCGACCCGCTGCGGCTGAAGGTCGGCGTCGCCCTGATGCTCATGCTGGCCTACGGCGCGAGCGTCGGGGGGCTGCTCACCCCGGTGGGCACGCCGCCGAACCTGATCGGCCGCGGGCTGATCGAGGAGGCGACGGGGGAGCGGATCGGGTTCCTCGACTGGATGCTCATGGCGCTGCCGATCTGCGCGCTCATGTTCGTGGCGCTGGCGTTCGTCCTGCTGCTGCTCAACCGGCCGGAGATCCGGCGGATCGAGGGCGTCCACGAGTACGTCCAGCAGGAGCGCGCCCAGCTCGGCCCCGTCACCCGGGCGGAGAGGAACACCCTCGTCGCCTTCGGGATCACCGTCGCGTGCTGGATCTTCCCCGGCGTCATCGCGCTGACCGCCGGCACCGAGTCCGACCTCTACACGACGATCAGCGACCGGATGGACGAGGGCATCATCGCCGTCCTCGGGGCCGCGCTGCTGTTCCTGCTGCCCACCGACTGGGGGCGGCGGGAGTTCACCCTCAACTGGTCCGACGCCGCGACGATCGACTGGGGCACGATCCTGCTCTTCGGCACCGGGATCATCTTCGGGTCGCTGCTGGCCGACACCGGCCTGGCCGAGACCATCGGCACCAGCTCGGCCGACACCCTCGGGCTGACCAGCACGATCGCCATCACGGTGTTCGCCGTGATCCTGGCGATCGTCATCTCCGAGACCACGAGCAACACCGCGTCCGCGGCGGTCGTCGTCCCGATCGTCATCCCCGTGGCGGTGGCCGCCGGGATCAACCCGTTCGTGCCGGCGCTGGCGGCGACGTTCGCGGCGTCCTTCGGCTTCATGCTGCCGGTGTCGACGCCGCAGAACGCGATCGTCTACGGCTCCGGCGTCGTGCCCATCACGAAGATGATCCGCTCGGGGATCTCCTTCGACGTGCTCGGCGCCCTGCTGATCGTCGTCCTGCTCCCGCTGATGATCGAGCTCGTGCTGAACGTCTGA
- the smpB gene encoding SsrA-binding protein SmpB codes for MPREQGRKLIAQNKKARHDYSILDTYEVGLVLTGTEVKSLRAGRASLVDGFATVDDGEVWLQHVHIPEYTQGTWTNHAPRRKRKVLMHREEIDKLVGKTREGGLTLVPLDLYFKDGKVKATLALAKGKKSYDKRHDLAERDSRREIQKAFGRYVKGRR; via the coding sequence ATGCCGCGGGAACAGGGGCGGAAGCTCATCGCCCAGAACAAGAAGGCGCGGCACGACTACTCGATCCTCGACACCTACGAGGTCGGCCTGGTGCTCACCGGCACCGAGGTCAAGAGCCTGCGTGCCGGTCGGGCGTCGCTGGTCGACGGCTTCGCCACCGTCGACGACGGCGAGGTGTGGCTCCAGCACGTGCACATCCCCGAGTACACGCAGGGGACCTGGACCAACCACGCCCCGCGCCGCAAGCGCAAGGTGCTCATGCACCGCGAGGAGATCGACAAGCTCGTCGGCAAGACCCGCGAGGGCGGCCTGACGCTCGTGCCGCTGGACCTGTACTTCAAGGACGGCAAGGTCAAGGCCACGCTCGCGCTGGCCAAGGGCAAGAAGTCCTACGACAAGCGCCACGACCTCGCCGAGCGCGACTCCCGCCGGGAGATCCAGAAGGCCTTCGGCCGCTACGTGAAGGGACGCCGTTGA
- a CDS encoding GNAT family N-acetyltransferase, which produces MTRLATRPATGADLPLVEEAERAYVRDVEPGQESAWTAALERNRALWRANLARTTVLEADGEPAGFVMWTPDGGAALVVTVQVLPASRRRGLGRRLLEECARRAAAAGYAEVRLGVHRDNPARALYEAAGFVPAGEDGAYLLYRRTVVPAAG; this is translated from the coding sequence GTGACGCGCCTGGCCACACGCCCGGCGACCGGGGCCGACCTGCCCCTGGTCGAGGAGGCCGAGCGCGCGTACGTCCGCGACGTCGAGCCCGGCCAGGAGTCCGCCTGGACCGCAGCGCTCGAGCGGAACCGGGCGCTGTGGCGGGCGAACCTGGCCCGCACCACCGTGCTGGAGGCCGACGGTGAGCCGGCCGGGTTCGTCATGTGGACGCCCGACGGCGGTGCCGCGCTGGTGGTGACCGTGCAGGTGCTCCCCGCCTCCCGCCGCCGCGGCCTGGGACGTCGGCTGCTCGAGGAGTGCGCGCGGCGGGCCGCGGCGGCCGGGTACGCGGAGGTGCGCCTCGGCGTGCACCGCGACAACCCGGCCCGCGCCCTCTACGAGGCGGCGGGGTTCGTGCCGGCGGGGGAGGACGGCGCCTACCTGCTGTACCGGCGGACGGTGGTCCCGGCCGCTGGCTAG